The DNA region CAGTCATAACGCTCGCCCTGAACAATGGAATAGCCTTTGCCCTCCAGAATAAATACCAGCGCCTCGTTGTGGTGCTTGTGCATCCGGGAGCTTTTTCCGGGGACCAATTCCGACAGATGGATATTAATGGTTCGCATGGGAAGATCGATATCCCGGCTGCGGTGCTTGCGTTCCTTGCAGTCGTACATGTCCTTTAAGGGGCTTTTCTGAACAATATTCTTCACCAGAATCGGCCGGACAACTTCTTCATGGCGATGAATCTTGCCGGTTTCTCTCGGGTTGACATCTTTTGGGTCGGTTTTCTTTGCTGTCATTTCTATCCTCCATTTAAAAATTGCTGATGTAAAACACCAAAATTCAGGGCGGTTGCCGTATTTTAATCATGTTTTACTTTAAGACCCTTCAGGACTTTCTCCGGCGTGATGGGCAGGTCTTTAATGCGAACCCCGACGGCATCATAAATGGCGTTGGCAATGGCCGGCGCCACCGGCACCAGGGAAATTTCGCCAAGGCCCTTGGCCCCGTAAGGTCCCTCCCGATGGGGTTCTTCCACCAGTATGGCCTGGATCTCGGGGATGTCCAGACTTCCCAATATCTTGTAGTCTGAAAAAGAGGGATTCAGGAGTCGACCCTTTGCGCCAAAGCGCATTTCTTCGATCATACAGCCCCCCATGGCCTGTATAAAACCACCCTGGATCTGCCCCAAGCAGTTTGACGGGTTGAGCGCCCGGCCGACATCATGGGCCGCGAAAACCTTCTTCACGCTGACCTTGCCGGTATCCGTATCAACGACAACCTGAACCCCGTGAGCGGCATACTGCCAGCAGAGCGACGGCTCGACTTCGAGTTTAACATGTTCGGGGACTTTGCCCGGCCAGTAATGGCAATAATTCCCTCTCCCCATGATATTGGCGCCGCCGGCATAGGTCATCTGGATAAAATCTTTCAAGGACATCCGGCTTTGGGGATGGGTCGTGTCGGAAATTGTGCCGTTTTCCAGGATCAGATGGCTGCGGTCTGTTTTAAAAATACGTTCGGCCAGGGAGAATAGCTGGTTTCTGATGTCCCGGGCAGCTTCTTTAACGGCATTACCCATAAAAAAGGTCGTCCGGCTGGAAGTGCTGGCCGGAAACATCGGGGTGGTGTAAGTGTCCGGCGGCATGACCCGCATGTTCCGGATGTCGATACTCAACTCTTCGGCCACAATCTGACAAAGGACGGTGTTGATGCCCTGCCCCATTTCAGTGGAGCTTACCAGGATATCGGCGCCGCCGTCCGGACTTAATTTTACAAACGCGTCCGCACCTGATGGCGTCCGTGAAATTTTATACCCGCAGGCAATGCCGGATCCGGTCTTCAGGTTTCCACGAACCGTCGCCTCGGTTTTGCTTTTTTTCATATGCGTCCGTACCTGATGGAGGCATTCTCCCAGGCCCACGGCATGGTGGGCCGTCTTTTCAGTTCCGGACACATAGCCTTCATCCACGATGTTCTTCAGCCGGATTTCAACCGGATCCATTCCCAGCTTCCGGGCAATGATGTCCATTTGAGAATCATGCGCCCAGCAGACCTGGGGAATCCCATATCCCCTGAAGGCGCCCCCCGGCGGTTTATTGGTATAGATGAGCTGTCCCTCCACCTTTACGTGGGGGATTTTGTAGGGACCGATGACCGCGTAGCGGCCTTTTCCCAGAACCGTGGCCCCCCGGTCGCAGTAGGCGCCGTTTTCATAAATTAAAATTGCATGGCGGGCGATTATCGTTCCGTCCTTTTTCACACCGGTCTTTAAGGTAATCCGGGCGGCATGCCGGGTCGTGGTGGAGGTAAACTCTTCCTGCCGGGTCAATAAAAACTTGACCGGCCGGTAATTGGCCTTCCATGCCAGGGGCAGGCCGGCGATCAGGCCGGTCATTCTGATTTTGGTGCCGAACCCGCCGCCCACATACGGCGGAACGACAATTCGGACCTTGCTGGGCGGGATATTCAATGCTTCGGCCACATTGCTGCGGGCGCCGTAGGGCGCCTGATCGGACGTCCAGATAGTGACGCCGCCGTTATGGTGAAACTGCGAAATGGCGGCACGCGGCTCCATGGCGGTGTGCTGGATGATCTGGGTCGTAAAGGTGTCTTCAAAAATATGGTCGGCTTCCCTAAAACCCTTTTCAATATCCCCGGCTTCGATAACCGTCCGGTCGCAGATATTAGACCCGGCCAGGGGATTCATATTGGCGGAGCGTTTGTAGTCCATGAGGTTTTCATGGATGACGGGCGCATCGGCCTTGAGCGCATCGTCAAGGGACAAAACCGGCGGGAGTTCTTCGAGTTCTACAACGAGCAGGTCGATGGCCGCTTCCGCCGCTTCCTCAGAGGTCGCCACAACGCCGGCAATGGCTTCGCCGGCAAAACGAATGCGGTCCACAGCCAGAAAGGGCTGATCTTTCATGGGGTTGCCGCAGAGGGGATTGGAAAAACGTTCGGCAAACGCTTTGCCGGTTACCACAGCCCTGACCTCCGGAACTTTTTCGGCCAGGGACGTATCC from Desulfobacterales bacterium includes:
- a CDS encoding cupin domain-containing protein; the protein is MTAKKTDPKDVNPRETGKIHRHEEVVRPILVKNIVQKSPLKDMYDCKERKHRSRDIDLPMRTINIHLSELVPGKSSRMHKHHNEALVFILEGKGYSIVQGERYDWEQGDALYMPTMNWHSHVNEGPDRVIYLGITNKRLLNFLGLDRWIEVGKNVTQEEYEKELKTIEPSPYSWVSITPEGGVKNGEGFKYL
- a CDS encoding xanthine dehydrogenase family protein molybdopterin-binding subunit, with amino-acid sequence MVEYKSIGKPLIKIDAIDKVTGQAQFVNDLRFPGMLYGKVKRSTVAHARILAVDTSLAEKVPEVRAVVTGKAFAERFSNPLCGNPMKDQPFLAVDRIRFAGEAIAGVVATSEEAAEAAIDLLVVELEELPPVLSLDDALKADAPVIHENLMDYKRSANMNPLAGSNICDRTVIEAGDIEKGFREADHIFEDTFTTQIIQHTAMEPRAAISQFHHNGGVTIWTSDQAPYGARSNVAEALNIPPSKVRIVVPPYVGGGFGTKIRMTGLIAGLPLAWKANYRPVKFLLTRQEEFTSTTTRHAARITLKTGVKKDGTIIARHAILIYENGAYCDRGATVLGKGRYAVIGPYKIPHVKVEGQLIYTNKPPGGAFRGYGIPQVCWAHDSQMDIIARKLGMDPVEIRLKNIVDEGYVSGTEKTAHHAVGLGECLHQVRTHMKKSKTEATVRGNLKTGSGIACGYKISRTPSGADAFVKLSPDGGADILVSSTEMGQGINTVLCQIVAEELSIDIRNMRVMPPDTYTTPMFPASTSSRTTFFMGNAVKEAARDIRNQLFSLAERIFKTDRSHLILENGTISDTTHPQSRMSLKDFIQMTYAGGANIMGRGNYCHYWPGKVPEHVKLEVEPSLCWQYAAHGVQVVVDTDTGKVSVKKVFAAHDVGRALNPSNCLGQIQGGFIQAMGGCMIEEMRFGAKGRLLNPSFSDYKILGSLDIPEIQAILVEEPHREGPYGAKGLGEISLVPVAPAIANAIYDAVGVRIKDLPITPEKVLKGLKVKHD